The following is a genomic window from Crossiella equi.
GCGCGGACAAGACCGGCACGCTCACCGAGAACGGCATGCGCCTGGCCGAGGTGCGGGTGCTCGGCGAGCACACGGGCGAGGACGTGGCCAGGGTGCTCGCCGCGCTGTCCACAGTGGACCCGCGCCCGAACGCGAGCCTCCAGGCCATCGCCGAGGCGCACCCGGACGCCCCGGGCTGGACCCCGACCGCGGTCGCCCCGTTCTCCTCGGCCCGCAAGTGGAGCGGCGCGGGCTTCGCCGGGTTCGGCGACTGGGTGCTCGGCGCCGCGGACGTGCTGCTGCCGAAGGACTCCCCGGTGCGCGAGCAGGCCGAGCGCGCCGGGTCGCGGGGCCTGCGCGTGCTGCTGCTCGGCCGTGCGGGCTGCGCGGTGGACGACGCCGCCGCGCCCGGTGCGGTCGACCCGGCCGCGCTCGTGCTGCTGGAGCAGAAGGTCCGCCCGGACGCCAAGGAGACCCTGGACTTCTTCGCCGCGCAGAACGTCGCGGTCAAGGTGATCTCCGGGGACAACGCGGTCTCGGTGGGCGCGGTGGCCGCCTCCCTCCAGCTGCCCGGCGCGGAGAGCCCGGTGGACGCGCGCACGCTGCCCGAGGGCAAGAAGGCCCTGGCCATGCCCGTCGACGGCGGCAGCGTGTTCGGCCGTGTCACCCCGGCGCAGAAGCGGGACATGGTCGGCGCGCTCCAGTCGCGCGGGCACACCGTGGCGATGACCGGTGACGGCGTGAACGACGTGCTGGCGCTCAAGGACGCCGACATCGGCGTGGCCATGGGCGCGGGCAGCCCGGCCACCCGCGCGGTGGCGCAGATCGTGTTGCTGGACAACAAGTTCGCCACGCTGCCGTACGTGGTGGCCGAGGGCCGCCGAGTGATCGGCAACATCGAGCGGGTCGCCAACCTGTTCCTCACCAAGACCGTCTACTCGGTGCTGCTCGCGGTGCTGGTGATCGTCGCGCAGGTGCCGTACCCCTTCTACCCCAGGCACTCCACGCTGCTCAACGCCTTCACCATCGGCATCCCGGCGTTCTTCCTGGCCCTGGCGCCCAACACCGAGCGGGCGCGCAGCGGGTTCGTGCAACGGGTGATGCGGCTGGCGATCCCGGCCGGCGCGATCGCCGCGGTGGCCACCTTCACCGCCTACCTGATCGCACGTGCCGACCCGAGCGCCTCCCCGCAGCAGCAGAGCACCGCGGCCGTGGTGGCGCTGTTCCTGGTGGCCTTCTGGGTGCTCGCGGTGATCGCCCGGCCGTACGTGTGGTGGAAGGTCGTGCTGCTGCTGGTCATGGCCGCCGGGTTCGCCTTCGCCATTCTCATCCCGTTCGGGCAGCGCTTCTTCGACCTCGACCCCGAGCACGTGCCCACGCTGCTGATGTCGTTCCTGGTCGCCGGGATCGGCATGCTGCTCATCGAGCTCGCGTGGTGGCTGGACGGCTGGCTGCGGCAGGAGAAGGAGCGCGTGGCGCAGCCCTGACAAACCCACAAAAGAGAACAGGGTGGATGCACCGAGCCGCCACTCGGTGCATCCACCCCTCGCCCTGGACCGAGCGTCTCGACCAGGGAGCCGGTGTTCCTGACTGACCAAACAGTAAGCGTTCTACCTGCGGTCCGTCAAGTGAACCTCGGATGAATACGTTGTCATTGATGGATGATGCCAGGTCATCGGCCGTACTTTCGGCCATCTTGACCCACCTGTTCTTCCTCGTTGAACTGTGTCTGATTCAGTTCGTTTGGACTGGGTTCCTGGTGGATCCCCCAGCGAGGAGATCAGATGTCCCCTCTGTCGAGGCTTGGGCTGGCCCTGTCCGCGGCCCTGCTCGCGGCGGCCGCGGGCACACCCGCGCTCGCCGTGCCACCCCCGCCGTCCCCCGCTCCCACGCCCCGCGCCGACGACGGCCTGGCGCTGACCCCGCCCATGGGCTTCAACAACTGGAACACCACGCACTGCCGGGCCGAGTTCAACGAGAAGATGATCACCGACATGGCGGACATCTTCGTCAGCAAGGGCCTGAAGGCGGCCGGGTACTCCTACGTCAACATCGACGACTGCTGGGCGCTGCCGCGGCGCGACGCGGCCGGTGACCTGGTCCCGGACCCGGTGCGCTTCCCGCGCGGCATCAGGTGGCTGGCCGACTACGTGCACGCCAAGGGCCTGAAGTTCGGCATCTACACCAGCGCGGGCACCAAGACCTGCAACAAGGCCGGCGGCTTCCCGGGCGCTCTCGGCTTCGAGGACCGGGACGCGCGGCTGTTCGCCTCCTGGGGCGTGGACTACCTCAAGTACGACAACTGCAACAACCAGGGCGTGGACGCGAAGCTGCGGTACACGAGGATGCGGGACGCGCTGAAGCGGACCGGCCGCCCGATCGTGTTCTCCATCTGCGAGTGGGGCCAGAACAAGCCGTGGGAGTGGGCCGGGGACCTCGGCCACCTGTGGCGCACCACCGGGGACATCAACGACACCTGGGCCAAGACCGTCGACCTGCTCAAGCGCAACATGGTGCTGGCCGACTACGCGGGGCCGGGGCGCTGGAACGACCCGGACATGCTGGAGGTCGGCAACGGGAAGCAGACCACCACCGAGTACCGCTCGCAGTTCGCGCTGTGGTCGACCATGGCGGCCCCGCTGCTGATCGGCGCCGACCTGCGCCAGGTCTCCCCCGAGCACCTCGCGATCCTGACGAACAAGGACATCATCGCCGTCAACCAGGACAAGCTCGGCAAGCAGGGCAGGCCGGTGCGCGTCGAGAACGGCCGGTACGTCTTCGTGAAGCCGCTGGCGGGCGGGGACCGGGCGGTCGCGCTGTTCAACGAGACCGACCTGCCGCAGCGCATCACCACCACGGTGGCCGAGGCGGGCCTGCCCAAGGCGCCGGGCTACACCGTGCGCGACCTGTGGACCGGCAAGAGCACCCACACCGCCGGTGGCCTCGCGGCCGTGGTCCCCCCGCACGGCACCGCGATCTTCCGGGTGGCCGCGGACCGGACCTGGCCGCAGCACCCACCGGCCGTGGACAGCAGCACCGAGCTGGCACTCCCCTACCCGGACGCGACCCCGGTCCTGGCCCCGGGCAAGGCGGCGGAGCTGACCACCTCGGTGCACAACGCGGGCCGCCTGCCCGCCCCGTCCGCGCAGGCCAGCCTGACGGCACCCCCGGGCTGGACCGTCCGCGCACACGGCCCCGACCGCACCCCGGTCCTGCCGGGCGAGTCGACCTGGCGCCGCTCGTACACGCTCACCCCACCCGCCGGAACCACCCCGGGCACGTACACGCTGACCAGCACGGTCACCTTCGACCGCCCCGCCCGCACCCAGACCCAGACCCTGGAGCTGCTGGTCCCGGAGCCCCCGCCCGCCGGCACGGTGCAGCTGTCGGCGGTGAGGTGGCTGCGCGCGACCAACGGCCACGGCCCGGTCGAACGCGACACCAGCAACGGCGAGAGCAAGCCGGGCGACGGCCGCCCGCTCACCATCGGCGGCACGGTCTTCCCCCGGGGCCTGGGCGTGCACGCCCCGAGCACGGTCGAGTACCACCTGGGCGGCCGCTGCACGACGGTGTCCGCACAGGTCGG
Proteins encoded in this region:
- a CDS encoding HAD-IC family P-type ATPase — protein: MSTTEEPVAVAGVDPARGLTEDQVRQRVAAGHTNDVPARASRSIGEIVRANVFTRFNAIIGVLFAIILVIGPIQDGLFGIIIVINTLIGIVQEVRAKRTLERLAIVGEAKPSVRRDGRAVELVPNQVVLDDVIELGPGDKVVVDGRVLAAEALEVDESLLTGESDPVVKQPGDEVMSGSFVVAGTGAYQATKVGRQAYAARLAEEASKFTLVSSELRSGIDRILTIITWMIVPIGALTVYSQLAGTANVPDAIRRMVAALVPMVPEGLVLLTSIAFAVGVVRLGRRQCLVQELPAIEGLARVNVVCADKTGTLTENGMRLAEVRVLGEHTGEDVARVLAALSTVDPRPNASLQAIAEAHPDAPGWTPTAVAPFSSARKWSGAGFAGFGDWVLGAADVLLPKDSPVREQAERAGSRGLRVLLLGRAGCAVDDAAAPGAVDPAALVLLEQKVRPDAKETLDFFAAQNVAVKVISGDNAVSVGAVAASLQLPGAESPVDARTLPEGKKALAMPVDGGSVFGRVTPAQKRDMVGALQSRGHTVAMTGDGVNDVLALKDADIGVAMGAGSPATRAVAQIVLLDNKFATLPYVVAEGRRVIGNIERVANLFLTKTVYSVLLAVLVIVAQVPYPFYPRHSTLLNAFTIGIPAFFLALAPNTERARSGFVQRVMRLAIPAGAIAAVATFTAYLIARADPSASPQQQSTAAVVALFLVAFWVLAVIARPYVWWKVVLLLVMAAGFAFAILIPFGQRFFDLDPEHVPTLLMSFLVAGIGMLLIELAWWLDGWLRQEKERVAQP
- a CDS encoding NPCBM/NEW2 domain-containing protein, yielding MSPLSRLGLALSAALLAAAAGTPALAVPPPPSPAPTPRADDGLALTPPMGFNNWNTTHCRAEFNEKMITDMADIFVSKGLKAAGYSYVNIDDCWALPRRDAAGDLVPDPVRFPRGIRWLADYVHAKGLKFGIYTSAGTKTCNKAGGFPGALGFEDRDARLFASWGVDYLKYDNCNNQGVDAKLRYTRMRDALKRTGRPIVFSICEWGQNKPWEWAGDLGHLWRTTGDINDTWAKTVDLLKRNMVLADYAGPGRWNDPDMLEVGNGKQTTTEYRSQFALWSTMAAPLLIGADLRQVSPEHLAILTNKDIIAVNQDKLGKQGRPVRVENGRYVFVKPLAGGDRAVALFNETDLPQRITTTVAEAGLPKAPGYTVRDLWTGKSTHTAGGLAAVVPPHGTAIFRVAADRTWPQHPPAVDSSTELALPYPDATPVLAPGKAAELTTSVHNAGRLPAPSAQASLTAPPGWTVRAHGPDRTPVLPGESTWRRSYTLTPPAGTTPGTYTLTSTVTFDRPARTQTQTLELLVPEPPPAGTVQLSAVRWLRATNGHGPVERDTSNGESKPGDGRPLTIGGTVFPRGLGVHAPSTVEYHLGGRCTTVSAQVGVDDEKNAGSVVFQVFADAAKVADSGVLTAADAAKPLRVNVSGASALRLVVTDGGDGQSNDHADWADVRLSCH